A genomic stretch from Actinomycetota bacterium includes:
- a CDS encoding Zn-ribbon domain-containing OB-fold protein, giving the protein MGAKAKKNPVPRASIPLNPVFNWSVGNWMEYFYDSLKEGKIMGSKCPACGRVSLPPRMVCEVCFAKTEDWVELPPTGTVQACTVASVKVAENGDLVDLEAPEVIAMVKHDGADTCIAARVEGADASVGMKVEAVIDTGAANVLDLLAAYRPLG; this is encoded by the coding sequence ATGGGTGCGAAAGCCAAGAAAAACCCTGTGCCCAGGGCATCCATCCCGCTCAACCCGGTGTTCAACTGGTCGGTCGGGAACTGGATGGAGTATTTCTACGACAGCCTGAAAGAGGGCAAGATCATGGGCTCGAAATGTCCCGCATGTGGCCGTGTGTCCCTGCCTCCGCGCATGGTCTGCGAGGTCTGCTTCGCCAAGACGGAGGACTGGGTGGAACTGCCCCCCACGGGGACGGTGCAGGCATGCACCGTGGCCTCCGTGAAGGTGGCCGAGAACGGCGACCTGGTGGACCTGGAGGCCCCCGAGGTCATCGCCATGGTCAAGCACGACGGGGCGGACACCTGCATCGCCGCGCGCGTCGAGGGCGCGGACGCCTCCGTGGGCATGAAGGTCGAGGCGGTCATCGACACCGGGGCCGCGAACGTACTGGACCTGCTCGCGGCCTACAGGCCGCTGGGATGA
- a CDS encoding thiolase family protein, translating to MDKDVAIIAYAQTPYSADADASRELQVLQVTKAALEAAGLKREDLDTVITANNDYLDGRTISNMRLVEPSGAWRKNESKVEMDGAFAMLYAITRILSGDHDIALVVGESQASVYGTYLPGIMLLDPTFDRQRWLLNEVSAAALQASAYMAASGVSAEQIAAVAAKNLENAALNPLALRSLKGADAKKVLASRPLYSPITELMASPLCDGACAVVLASGKAAAKAKDPVWVKGVGMSHDSYLTERDSLDSMGSLKLAAEACYKQAGIDDPASQIDLAEVHEYFAHEELMAYEALGFCEPLKGGDFFASGATALDGKLPVNASGGASGANVACVAGLARIVEAAMQIRGDAGKHQVKGVKTAVAHGQTGICAQENIVYVLGGE from the coding sequence ATGGATAAAGACGTAGCCATCATCGCCTATGCGCAGACCCCATACTCGGCCGATGCCGACGCCTCCCGTGAGCTGCAGGTGCTGCAGGTCACCAAGGCGGCGCTAGAGGCAGCGGGCCTGAAGCGCGAGGACCTGGACACGGTGATCACCGCCAACAACGACTACCTGGACGGGCGCACCATCTCCAACATGCGTCTGGTGGAGCCCTCGGGAGCCTGGCGCAAGAACGAGTCCAAGGTGGAGATGGACGGGGCCTTCGCGATGCTCTACGCCATCACCCGCATCCTCTCCGGAGACCACGACATCGCCCTGGTGGTGGGCGAGAGCCAGGCGTCGGTCTACGGCACTTACCTGCCGGGGATCATGCTGCTCGACCCCACCTTCGACCGCCAGCGCTGGCTCCTCAACGAGGTGTCCGCGGCAGCCCTGCAGGCCTCGGCTTACATGGCGGCCTCGGGCGTGAGCGCGGAGCAGATAGCTGCCGTTGCCGCGAAAAACCTGGAAAACGCCGCACTCAACCCCCTGGCGCTGCGCTCCCTCAAGGGGGCCGACGCCAAGAAGGTGCTGGCTTCGCGGCCCCTCTACTCCCCTATCACCGAGCTGATGGCCTCCCCCCTCTGCGACGGAGCCTGTGCCGTGGTGCTGGCCTCCGGGAAGGCCGCGGCAAAGGCGAAAGACCCGGTGTGGGTGAAGGGAGTGGGCATGTCCCACGACTCCTACCTCACGGAGCGCGATTCACTCGACAGCATGGGCTCGCTCAAGCTCGCCGCCGAGGCCTGCTACAAGCAGGCGGGCATCGATGACCCCGCCTCCCAGATCGACCTGGCCGAGGTGCACGAGTATTTCGCCCACGAGGAACTCATGGCTTACGAGGCCCTGGGCTTCTGCGAACCCCTCAAGGGCGGCGACTTCTTCGCTTCCGGCGCCACCGCACTCGACGGTAAGCTGCCGGTTAACGCCTCCGGCGGCGCGTCGGGCGCCAACGTGGCCTGCGTCGCCGGCCTGGCCCGTATCGTCGAGGCGGCCATGCAGATACGGGGCGATGCCGGCAAGCACCAGGTCAAGGGAGTAAAGACCGCCGTCGCCCACGGGCAGACGGGGATATGCGCCCAGGAGAACATCGTCTACGTGCTGGGAGGTGAGTGA
- a CDS encoding thiolase domain-containing protein (Catalyzes the synthesis of acetoacetyl coenzyme A from two molecules of acetyl coenzyme A. It can also act as a thiolase, catalyzing the reverse reaction and generating two-carbon units from the four-carbon product of fatty acid oxidation) gives MAKNEVAVVGVGLSKHVSKRRDVNIAELVWEAVSACYEDAGLKPGDVDAFATGNMPAFEGVNMPEEWGAGHWGAYKKPLIRITTGGTTGGSVAHGGYYLVGSGMYDTVMCIAFEKQSDGNSTMGLNTVALADAAAQLQLGVDPGFIAAFGGGAVGVAVYQASAYMKSSGCTTQHLDKVSALCRNNAALNPYSHLKQPGLTPEEVAKTTLLQYPIRFGHVCPATDGACAMLFTTGEKARKLTDKPAYVLSCASASDEAALVGISGSGTTNADPCEQESCRIAAARAYEIAGIKDPRNEIDLAEPYAPFAHQLLMFYERLLLCNEGEAPSILDSGSMNLDGELPVCPSGGVISTNAIGASAMERIAECALQIMGKCGERQVQKDVHKAVAHGWGGAVNLNVVAVLSDEPRR, from the coding sequence ATGGCGAAGAACGAAGTAGCGGTAGTGGGAGTCGGCCTCTCCAAGCACGTCAGCAAACGCCGTGACGTCAACATCGCTGAGCTGGTGTGGGAGGCGGTTAGCGCATGCTACGAGGACGCCGGCCTCAAGCCCGGTGACGTGGACGCCTTCGCCACAGGGAACATGCCCGCATTCGAGGGCGTTAACATGCCGGAGGAGTGGGGCGCCGGCCACTGGGGCGCCTATAAGAAGCCATTGATTCGCATCACCACCGGCGGCACCACCGGAGGGTCGGTGGCACACGGAGGCTATTACCTGGTGGGCTCGGGGATGTACGACACGGTGATGTGCATCGCCTTCGAGAAGCAGTCCGACGGCAACTCGACCATGGGCCTCAACACCGTCGCCCTAGCCGACGCCGCGGCGCAGCTGCAACTGGGCGTCGACCCCGGCTTCATAGCGGCTTTCGGGGGCGGCGCGGTCGGCGTGGCTGTATACCAGGCATCCGCCTACATGAAGAGCAGCGGCTGCACCACGCAGCACCTGGACAAGGTGTCGGCATTGTGCCGCAACAACGCCGCCCTCAACCCCTACTCGCACCTGAAGCAGCCAGGCCTCACGCCGGAGGAGGTGGCCAAGACCACCCTGCTGCAGTACCCCATCCGCTTCGGGCACGTCTGCCCGGCCACGGACGGGGCCTGCGCCATGCTCTTCACCACCGGCGAGAAGGCCAGGAAGCTGACGGACAAGCCCGCTTACGTGCTCTCCTGCGCGTCGGCCTCGGACGAGGCCGCCCTGGTGGGCATCTCCGGGTCAGGCACCACCAACGCCGACCCCTGCGAGCAGGAGAGCTGCAGGATAGCGGCGGCGCGCGCCTACGAGATCGCGGGCATCAAGGACCCGCGTAACGAGATCGACCTCGCGGAGCCCTACGCTCCCTTCGCGCACCAGCTGCTCATGTTCTACGAGCGGCTGCTCCTCTGCAACGAGGGGGAGGCGCCGTCCATCCTCGACTCGGGTTCCATGAACCTGGACGGGGAGCTGCCGGTGTGCCCCTCCGGCGGGGTCATCTCCACCAACGCCATCGGCGCTTCGGCCATGGAGCGCATCGCGGAATGCGCCCTGCAGATCATGGGCAAGTGCGGCGAGCGTCAGGTGCAGAAGGATGTCCACAAGGCCGTGGCACACGGCTGGGGCGGAGCGGTGAACCTCAACGTGGTCGCCGTACTGTCGGATGAGCCGAGGAGGTAG
- a CDS encoding OB-fold domain-containing protein has translation MEYKDETIAIEGSWNLATWEWKLESIALIRKTFDTMMKEHKLLANKCPNCGLVYFMPKPYCRCLSIPDEWVEIKDTGTITTYTFTGAWAYEGISEDEVAGEPMIFAGIVFDGSDTMTVSNLEGIEPEKVHVGMRVKLKWPEEVTGSLTDLAHVVPLEE, from the coding sequence ATGGAGTACAAAGACGAGACCATCGCCATCGAGGGAAGCTGGAACCTGGCCACCTGGGAGTGGAAACTGGAGAGCATCGCCCTCATCCGCAAGACCTTTGATACGATGATGAAGGAGCACAAGCTGCTGGCCAACAAGTGCCCCAACTGCGGGCTGGTCTATTTCATGCCCAAGCCGTACTGCCGCTGCCTCTCCATCCCCGACGAGTGGGTGGAGATAAAGGACACCGGCACCATCACCACCTACACCTTCACCGGAGCCTGGGCGTACGAGGGCATCTCGGAAGATGAGGTGGCCGGCGAACCGATGATCTTCGCGGGCATCGTCTTCGACGGCTCGGACACCATGACCGTGAGCAACCTCGAGGGCATCGAACCCGAGAAGGTCCACGTGGGCATGCGGGTGAAGCTGAAGTGGCCGGAGGAGGTCACGGGCTCCTTGACCGATCTCGCACACGTCGTGCCATTGGAAGAGTAA